AACGTAAAGAAAGAAATGTTATGACCCGTGCTCTGTGAGCGACCTGACCGCTGGCTTCCGCAGGGAGACTCTTTGAGGATTAGAAGGTCGTTCTGCGAATTTGGAGAAGGACCTTTGTGTACGGGGTAGGAATCTGCTGACAATCCTGAGAACGTTGCCTGGGCATCTCTTGTGTTGTGAGATTCCAGAATAAGAATGCACCACATTCGAAGGCCACACACTCTATGCATGCAACGCACATTGCTTGACATCCAGTGTTCAACGGTCTCTCCCAACAACCTGTTTTTCTGATGCTGGCTTCTGCAGGGCACTCCTACGTTAAGATTTTTATTATCGCCGTTGCTGTATCGGCTATCCTTTCATCAATCTACAAACCCTTCAGGTACCGTCTTCGCTAAGTCACGTGTTTGAGTCTTTCcacctctgttttttcgccAGCGGCGCCTTTGCTGGATCCCTTTTAACTGCTATCCTTTAGGTGCTGCATCGGCTGGCCGCACCTCACCCCCTGGCTGCGATGCAGCAACTCTGCGACTTGACCTATTCGTGTCGGAATTGTTTCTTGAGAGTGAACCAAGAATGATGAAGTAGACATCACGGAGTTGCGGTGAAGCTGGAAAAGCGGTGTGGGAGGCGAAATGGGAGGCTCTGATTGCTGATGACATTCTCAACGCTGAAGAAGATGGGAAGGGGACAGTACAGAAGAGGTGACAGGGGTTTCCAAGCCTGAGTTCGGTGTCCAAGTTATAGATTGTCGATGTGGAAAATTCGCCGGCGTGTCCTGTGACTCAACGCGACCTGATGAGCGGTTCACAACCGTGTGTAAATGAACTGCACATATGCAACCGGGCCGGACATCGAAGCTACGgttgctgcagctgcagagaggctgTGCGTTGATCGCACACTTCAAGCGAGAAAACAGTGAACAGACGAAGTTGCCTTTCCGTGCCTCCCGGTTGTTCCCAGTCTGCACATAGCGTGTGTACTGGCGAACCCGTCCGACTGGATACTCGTTCCCCGTCGGTGCTTCGCTTTGCCCGTGACCTCGCGCTTTGTCGGTTTCGTGCTATACGTGTTTACGACGTTTTGGGTCCCTCGAGATCATTGTGGACCCACTGCGAAAGTTTGTATTGCCTGTGGCTTGTTCAGATTTGCCAAGAAGCACGACAAAGGGGTGATTCTTTTCAATGCCATTGTAGGAGTCTGGACGCTCTTTGATCTCCCTTGCTCTGCCCTAGCACCGATGTTCTACGCCGACCCATGCGGCGCTATTGTTGGAACAATGGTCGAATCCCCAAAGTGGAAGGGAAACAAAACGGTATGTCCAGCAGACTCAccctttttctgtgttgcgGTGGTTTCCATCATCAGAATGAGCCGACCACTGACAAAGAAAGGCTGTGACTCAGTGGAGATTAAGGACACGCCTAAATAAGTAGGTAGAAAACAGCGGCCGCCGCAGAGCTTGAGCGGCGAGGCACCATGCCCGGCTCGAGTCATCCGCGGACCCGGTTTGAATCCTGGTTTTTTTGAGTGTACACTCTTGTTTCCATTCTGCAGATTGCCGGAAGCGCCGCGGTCTTCGTCGTGACGCTGTTGTCTGCATATAGTGTAGACAACATTTGGCACCGCATCGCACTCGCGGCCCTCTGCACCATTTTGGAAGCCGTGGGTGGAGACTACGACAACGTGCTTATGAGTTTCCCCGTAATAGCCTACTACTTCCTTTTTCAACATCAGCGGCAAGCGGCCAATGACATTTGGGGCGGTCTGAGCATCAGAGGAGGCTTCTCATCCCAGGGTGATTGGTGAAATGGATACGAGCACACCACGATGTGCGCTCCCTTCCAAAGCAGTGCACGGCGCAAAACGTACATGCCGTTTCAGCAGGAACTGCAGAAAAATAAACTCACACATCGTCAGGTCTCGGATACCCTGTAGAACGTGGCTTCCGTGAGCAAATTAGAGGCTGAGATTGGATTCGGCTGAACGTGTTCGGTTGAACACACTTTCGATACGCATGGAGATGCGACGACGCTATAGGTGTCCACATGTGGGGGCACAGTGGTAATGTTTTTGCTGGGTCAGTTTCCGTTTCAAAGGGTTTTTACCAGTTCTAATTTTGTTGTTGAATTGAACCAATACGCTCTTTTACCCGCGTGCCTGGATACGACAGGGAAAACGCATGCCAGGGAAACCTTGCCAACTGCTGAGGCGCTGACAACCGTTCTAACATCGATAGAGACTGAAACAACCGCTTGCGCAGACACCGATTGGTATCTAAAGCCTCGTTAGGGGAAAACTGCGCAGACACCGATTGGTATCTAAAGCCTCGTTAGGGGAAAACTGCGCAGACACCGATTGGTATTGAAAGCCTCGTTAGGGGAAAACTGGGCAGACACCGATTGGTATCGAAAGTCTCGTTAGGGGAAAACTGCGCAGACACGGGAGTACTGATATCGATGCATCTAACGATAGTGGAAATATAACTATATTGAACGAGGCGGCAGGTTGTGGCTTGTCCGCTTGAGCCTGCCTCCACTGGCTAATGCTTCTATGCAAACTTTACCTTCTTCTATGCAAACTTTACCTTTCGTGCCATTGTCCTATCCATTAAACTTCCCCCCGCCTTTTAGACACGCTACTTAAGTTTGTTCGCCATGTCACAGAGTCTCTACTTCTCACGGAATGGAGTGTCTCTATTgctctttccctcttgtGAGATGCGAAAGTCCCTTGGGTGTCGGCTTCTCGCGCTGGCAAGCAATCGGCACATGGCCGAGCTCTCTGGTTCTGCTGTTTGCTGTCTGAAGAGTAGTTGCAGGAATAATTCCAAAATCCAGTGAAGCCGCTGACAACACCTGTATCAACTGCGTCTCGCACGGCTATTGAGAACCGGTAGATGCTTCGAATTTGAGATCCACGACGTAAACTTCAGTTACTCCCTGATACCGCCGTCTGCCTGACTCGCTTGGGCGGGCAAGCCCGGCGCCACTTTGATGGCCGAAACCtaggaggagaaaaagacaactcAGAGCCGAACGGTTCGTGGGATTTCCCCGGCTATTGAAGCCTTTGATCAAACAGGCATCCATGAAACGAGAAACCCAGTGGCAGGCAGGAAACCATTGCTAGCCTGACGGTTTTGGGGGGCTTTCCTTTCCCCTTGACGCGGCCGCGAAAGGGAACAGAGGTTCACGGAGAACAGACGAATGCTGGTTTCAGATTTCCCGGAAGAACGATTTCGAGGCCAACGCGGCTCTTCCGttcgaagaaggaaatgaacactttctctgcagaatCTCTGCTGACGATCCGCGATTCCCTAACCGTCCCCGAAATGGGCGGGAACCGGCCTTGCGAAAACGTATCGATTCTGTTCGTGCAACAACGGCAGCGCGTTGAGAGAAGACGTTCAGCGCTCCGAGACGAGATTCTTGAACGAGACTTATCGGCGTGGCTTTTCTGTCCGGATTTCTCGTTTCTGAAGCGCTTGGAAAAGACTTCTTTCTGACCGTCGTTCTCAAAACGAGCTCCCCGTTTCTTTCCACGTTTTTTTGGTTTCAGTTGCAGTCACAGCATGGGGCGTCCCCTGCTTGGCTGATTGATGGCCGTCTTCGCTTCGTTGTCACTTCTGTGTGTGTCCATTGGATTTCGTTCTTCGTCACCAGGGtaaaggaagaaaaacgttttCGGGGGAGTACCGGAAATCCGCGATAGCGCCTCTCCCGGTCTCCACTTCCCCTCCCTCGttgctcctcttcgccttccaccTGCTGTCCCTGTTTGTCCACCGCGTGTCCCGTCTTGATATTTCTGGCCTCGATGCTTTTTTGTTTCCCGCCCCTATTTCACCTCGCAAAACTGAAAGAAAAATTTATTCTCCTCCGAACTCCCTGGCCTCTGTTCGAGAAAATACCGGCTCAGTTGCTGGGGGAATGCCGGAttcgtttcgccttctcgctttctaACCaagctttctctccttttccaccTTTCTTCACCTCGCATCTGCTTTGAAACGCGGCGAACGCGAAACAAGCAGACCCCCTCATTTGTATGCGCCCCTGCCGATGATTCTTGAATTGTTTGCTCGTATCCTTTCATGTATTTcgcacatgtgcatgcgtaaATGTACGCAATTGCGTGCACCCGTGGTTCCCTTTGTCCAGCTTTTGCATTCACCGCATCGTCCACAGCCCCGTGGTGCAAGTCCCGCAGATCTCTTGCTTGCTCGCGGttgttgtctctctcagctGCCATAGgttccctcgccttcatGCGTTTCGCTATCACctcggcgagagagagagccctGCTTTCCTTTCCCCCGGTTTTGTGTGTGATGTATCGGAACATTCTggcctttgtttctttctcgccttctgccagGTTTTACAAACATCGACGAGAAACGAGCAATTCGTTTTCCTTAGCCAGTCCGCACTCGCGGGAAAGCCGACAGGGCGCTGCTCTGGACTCCTCAGtgttttcctcgccttctctcgtctctgggAGTGAGAGATCTTTTTTcattctctgtgtttcctcttcttccgccttgGTCCTTAGTGGCCGTCTCCCCACAGTTTCTCGCGCCACCGcatcttgtctctgtcttgaggactcttgtttttcttttctctcccttcaaTTGAGTCTCACATTGCATGCGCCTCTGGAAGAATGTatgagagaagacgaccgTGACTTCTCGGGCGCAACGTAGGCAgcgcgctgtctcttcgtttcccctctgtcttctATTCCGGAGCTATCGAATACGacgaaaatgaagaagacgcgaagtAAGACAACCTGAACAGCACCGGATTGTGTATGAACCTTTCAGAGTTACCTCGCCCGAAGAGGAAGGCTAGTTCTACAGCTCCTTTCCAGTGACACTGCATCGCATGTAGAGGCACTTTCGCTCATTCGTTGACTCTGTTCACCGCCGGGAATTACATCAGATGGCCAAGTTCTTTGCTTAGAAAGAGAAACTCTACCATCTATAAACCAGTTCCAATCTCAGGCACTCGCAGGTATAGggatgtatatacatatatatatatatataaatatgaaTATACATACTTATAAGTACTATTTGTGTTTGGATATGTGAGTATGTAAGCTGTGTATGCAATCTGGGCAGATCCAACCGTGTACGTAGTTGCATTGGAGGCACGGCTCATCTTGTAGGGTCCAGACGTGGCTTTGCCTCAATCCGTCACGGTTTCTCCAGATCTGCCGTTTCCCTTGTTTTACCTTCGTTCTTTCGGACCTCGATTCGATGAGGGAGAGTCAGGCTTTTCGGTTGCTGGTGGTAGccttcgctgctttctctaTGTGCATCTGCGCTTCGTTGACTGCTGCCCAAGCAGGCGCTTCGTggcctcgcttcttcccggTTCGCTCTCCTCTATCTGCCCGCGCGTCCCACAGCCTAGAAGTtccttttgcctctctcccgtcttgtGTTCTAAAGCTCTCTACGTACATGGGTTTCGTTCGGATGAATTATGCGGCTCATGCGACCGTCATTTTCTGCCTTTTGCGACCTCTCCACAGTTTCACTACTTTGCATGTTTCTCGCTGGGGTGGCCAGGATCCGCGATCGTGCCTCTGGTCcccgtttctgcttcttacCCTCAGCATGTCTGCTTTCAAGAGCAGAAGTGCGTGAAACAAGAAAATCCAAAACAGGACGTATCCATATGTGTATGTCGAGTATGCAAATAACTGTGTCCCATGTGGACTGAcatcttcttcactttgATGGTCGCCCTGATGCATTGGTACATGCCTGTCAGCTTCTCTGAAGGCTCACTCGTCTGATGGGCGTTCCTTCGTTTCACTGCCTCTTTAGCTTGATGGTTGCGCTGATGAACACACCCATTCCTTTTTCGGAACGTCGTTGCCTTGCTCAGTATCCTGCAAAAAAATCCAGGGATCTGCCGTCGCGCGCTACGACAGCTGCCTCCCGAGTGCCTCTGCGCGGCGTTTCACGCCTCCGCCTCAACCCCGCCGTTTACCTCGTGCAAACGTCTCCACAGTTCGTGTTTAGACTTCACGTATCTTTTCAAAAATCTTCGAGCTTCCAAATCCCTTCAGCACTTCTTGTCCCGCTTCCAAACTTCTCGCATTTGCGTGTAAAACTGGGCATTCTTTGTTCAGCGACTGCGGCGGAGCGCTCCCAACGCGCTCGGAAGCGACCCCACGATGAACACCGCGGGCGAGGCCGCGAGCACGGCGGGGCGCGAGACCCTGGGGCTGGCGGCCAAGCGATGAAGGGAGCGGAAAAGGGCCGAAATCCCAAGCAccaggcgacgcagaagcaaaTGTCTTTTCTCCAGGGAAAACACCAGCAACGCGTCGGCAATGTCGTCAGTCGTTTAGGCCCTGCTGCAGGTAAACTTCGTGATGCGAAGGGTGAAACGAGAATCGGGCACCCAAAGTGAACCTTGACTC
This portion of the Toxoplasma gondii ME49 chromosome III, whole genome shotgun sequence genome encodes:
- a CDS encoding phosphatidate cytidylyltransferase (encoded by transcript TGME49_254365~Predicted trans-membrane domain (TMHMM2.0):41-61:89-112:124-147:172-190) yields the protein MPPPYLPSLAGAELFGHLEVAPISSGAAKAGPVAAEEYRRDVINNVGCMVAVLVALAIFQFTPKAKLSDFCARKLTHVTMGTLLLLLKPEGHSYVKIFIIAVAVSAILSSIYKPFRFAKKHDKGVILFNAIVGVWTLFDLPCSALAPMFYADPCGAIVGTMVESPKWKGNKTIAGSAAVFVVTLLSAYSVDNIWHRIALAALCTILEAVGGDYDNVLMSFPVIAYYFLFQHQRQAANDIWGGLSIRGGFSSQGDW